In Labrus bergylta chromosome 1, fLabBer1.1, whole genome shotgun sequence, one genomic interval encodes:
- the c1h19orf67 gene encoding UPF0575 protein C19orf67 homolog: MKETLLLLADVALLPPCGDDASCSCVEVRQLERGLQSMQLQLQFLLGKADYLDDLLINRQCDPESQSPTEEVQRFLFTCQPYFNYVESMARKNASPHTSLPFEIHTRLLDFSQQLCDRLEQLVLTCASYNLICFDDAESNSISHFCIGQSQLGWLRLTVFRYCKLMPYLSRVDTGVYKRMRWNVERLREDVQPLQQDGEEREEEPVDDMEYYFLCCEDVPNSHADADGESQSASDGEVLRVWSIGQWVQVFPDTNTEDIYDWIMCEVPQGSYLRLLFLGGDEPSSCSATDQLLKLLLSRHDTE, encoded by the exons ATGAAGGAGACGCTGCTGCTGTTGGCCGACGTCGCTCTGCTGCCCCCCTGTGGCGATGACGCGTCCTGCAGCTGTGTGGAGGTCAGACAGCTGGAGAGGGGCCTGCAGTCCATGCAGCTGCAGCTCCAGTTCCTCTTGGGCAAAGCTGATTACTTAGACGACCTCCTCATCAACAG ACAATGTGATCCAGAAAGTCAGAGCCCCACTGAAGAAGTCCAAAGATTTCTGTTCACCTGTCAGCCGTACTTTAACTACGTGGAATCCATGGCGAGGAAGAATGCGTCGCCTCACACTTCTCTGCCCTTTGAGATCCACACCAGG ctGTTGGACTTCtctcagcagctgtgtgacAGGTTGGAGCAGCTGGTGTTGACCTGCGCCAGCTACAATCTCATCTGTTTTGACGACGCAGAGTCTAACAG CATCTCTCACTTCTGCATCGGTCAGAGTCAGCTCGGTTGGCTGAGGCTCACCGTGTTTCGCTATTGTAAGCTGATGCCGTACCTGTCCCGGGTGGACACGGGTGTGTACAAACGAATGCGTTGGAACGTGGAGAGACTCCGAGAGGACGTCCAGCCGCTCCAACAAGacggggaggagagagaggaagaaccAGTCGATGACATGGAGTA TTACTTCCTGTGCTGTGAGGATGTTCCAAACTCACACGCAGACGCTGACGGGGAAAGCCAAAGTGCGTCAGATGGTGAAGTCCTGAGGGTGTGGTCCATCGGTCAGTGGGTGCAGGTGTTCCCTGACACCAACACAGAGGACATCTACGACTG GATCATGTGTGAGGTTCCTCAGGGCTCCTACCTCAGGCTCCTGTTTCTTGGCGGTGACGAGCCGTCGAGCTGCAGCGCTACGGACCAACTGCTCAAGCTGCTTTTGTCACGCCACGATACAGAGTGA